A genomic region of Melopsittacus undulatus isolate bMelUnd1 chromosome 5, bMelUnd1.mat.Z, whole genome shotgun sequence contains the following coding sequences:
- the SINHCAF gene encoding SIN3-HDAC complex-associated factor, producing MFGFHKPKMYRSIEGCCICRAKSSSSRFTDSKRYEKDFQNCFGLHEARSGDICNACVLLVKRWKKLPAGSKKNWNHVVDARAGPSLKTTMKPKKMKTLSGSRIKSNQISKLQKEFKRHNSDAHSTTSSASPAQSPCYSNQSDDGSDTEMSAGSSRTPVFSFLDLTYWKRQKVCCGIIYKGRFGEVLIDTHLFKPCCSNKKSATEKPEQEGPQSPAISTQEEW from the exons ATGTTTGGCTTTCACAAACCGAAGATGTATCGGAGTATAGAGGGCTGCTGTATTTGCAGAGCTAAGTCTTCAAGTTCTCGTTTCACTGACAGCAAGCGTTATGAAAAAGATTTCCAGAATTGTTTTGG GCTCCACGAGGCCCGCTCAGGAGACATTTGCAATGCCTGTGTCCTTTTGgtgaaaagatggaaaaaattgCCAGCAGGATCCAAAAAAAACTGGAATCAC GTGGTAGATGCCAGGGCTGGACCCAGTCTTAAGACAACaatgaaaccaaagaaaatgaaaacactctCTGGAAGCAGAATAAAGAGCAATCAAATCAGCAAACTGCAGAAGGAATTTAAGCGGCACA ATTCCGATGCCCACAGCACCACCTCAAGTGCCTCTCCAGCTCAGTCACCCTGTTACAGTAACCAGTCTGATGATGGTTCTGACACAGAGATGAGTGCTGGGTCCAGCAGAACaccagttttctcctttttagatCTCACATATTGGAAAAG GCAAAAAGTCTGCTGTGGAATTATTTACAAAGGGCGCTTTGGGGAAGTTCTCATAGACACTCATCTCTTCAAACCTTGCTGTAGCAATAAAAAGTCCGCTACTGAAAAGCCAGAACAAGAAGGACCGCAATCTCCAGCAATCTCCACCCAGGAGGAGTGGTGA